A stretch of DNA from Echeneis naucrates chromosome 3, fEcheNa1.1, whole genome shotgun sequence:
TATGTTGTTGCTACTTAGCAGCTATAGCATTTACATCAGGAACATTTTCTGTGACATGTTTATGTTCAAAGgtgaaatataatatttactTAACCCATCCTACTTTAAACTACTCTTGCtggaacattttctttgttttcaagaTATTTCTCTGCAGGCTGAGGTATAAACACATGGACATGTGTTGTCCAGTTGCTAacttgaaagacatttttaaaggaaTACAAAGAATGAGTCGCTGGACTGGTTATTCATCAGTCACAGAGATGGGGTTGTCATAGGCTGAGCCCTCCAGGTCATCCACACGTTTCCTGCGCATTTCTGGAGGTGGTCTTGGAGGTGGATTCTGAGGAGGATTCTTCATGCTATCTGCTGGCTTTCGAACCTCCTTGTGTGGAAGAATGGGCTCCCAGTGTTCACCACGGACAGCTGcctttaaaagcaaaacaatgacaAGCGAAAATAGTAATGTCTGGCTGCTGTAACAGCAAGCTAAACATGATTAACTTGATgtttaaaatacacacagaaataatgaaatgctgAATAACAGCGGTTCTTACCTTGTACAGTCCCAGCTGTATGTATAAATGTGCTTTATAAACTGAGCAGCCAAGAAATAATTTTGGCTGCCAGGTTTAGCATTGTTGAAGAATCCAGTCACACCTCTTACTCTCAGCTTTCATAACTACAGGACAATGTCTCAACTGATGTGTCcataatgaaattatttcttcCTTGTTTCCATTTCCTTGTTTCAACCAACTGGTCTCTTCCTACCTCCCCAGGTAACAACTTTAGTCAACAGGCAAATAACATGGCCAATGCTACAAACTTACCACAAAGTAAATAATGCTGGCAATACCAAGGCATACACATCCAAGGACAGTGGCTAGCATAAAGCCTCCAGGCACACAGATTCTGAGAGGGGGTCAGACACATAAGGATATTTttagaggagggagaaaaaaaaaacaaacacgtaATGACTTCCATTAGTATTTTCTTGCAGATACTGACTGACAATGGGAGGAATGCGGTTTAGCAAAGGAGAGTGAACTCACGCTGCATGTAAGAATGCTCTGACATAGTAGTTCCTTGTCAATGGTC
This window harbors:
- the cyba gene encoding cytochrome b-245 light chain, with the protein product MGKIEWAMWANEQALASGLILLTGGIVGVAGHFRGWQFAAYAVAAGTFVCLLEYPRSKRSKGTSVARTGQYCFTVCVKAFGPLTRNYYVRAFLHAAICVPGGFMLATVLGCVCLGIASIIYFVAAVRGEHWEPILPHKEVRKPADSMKNPPQNPPPRPPPEMRRKRVDDLEGSAYDNPISVTDE